From Bacteroides uniformis:
CAAACCAGTTCTCGGCAGCCATGGCTATGGACCCGACAACTCCGGTATTCCGTCCGCAGGACCAATGGGAGGATAATGAGTACAACAACTATCAACGCTCTTACAACAACCAGGAGTGGAATCCCGCCGGTTCAATTGCCCGTAGCAATGCTCATTCTCGCGAGTTGGGTGCCATTCTGAATACCTATCTGCAGGTAACCCCGATAGAAAAGCTGACGTTGCGCACCCAGTTCGGTGCCAATGCACACTATCGCCGTTCTGATTCATTCGTTCCGAAGTTCAATATGGATCCGTTGGAGAAACAAGACTTGAACGAAATCACCCGCCGCAATCAGGAGTGGTTTGACTGGAACTGGACGAATACAGCCACTTACATGGACACTTTCGCTGAAAAGCACAACTTGAATGTAATGGCTGGCTTTACTGCCGAACGTTTTGCATGGTACAATACTCAGGCACGGCGTGATAATGTTCCCAATAATCTGGACCAGATGCAGGAAGTGAATGCCGGACAGCAGGGTACGGACGAGGCCAACGGTGAAACCACTTACAATACACTGGTTTCTTTCCTGGGCCGTGTCATGTACAACTACGATAACCGTTACTACATTTCGGCATCTCTCCGTGCCGACGGTTCCTCCCGTTTCCCGAAGGGCAGCAAGTATGCCCTCTTCCCGTCTGTTTCCGCTTCCTGGCGTGTCATCAGTGAGGCATTTATGCAGGACCAGGACATCTTCAGTGACCTGAAGTTTCGTGGAGGCTGGGGCCGTGTAGGTAATCAGAATATCAACAATAATGCTACCCTTACTTTGTTGAGCGAAACCCAATACTATTATGGCAATACGTTGGCAAATGGTTACTTCGTGTCTACAGTAGGTAACAACCAGTTGAAGTGGGAGACTGTGGAAGATTGGAACGTAGGCGTGGATATGTCATTCCTTGATTCACGTTTGGGTGTAACATTCGAATATTTCCAGAAAAAGTCCATTGACATGCTCTACCAGAAACAGAACATCCTCTCTTTGGGATATGATAACTGGAACAGCCAGATTTGGATGAACATCGGTAGTATGCAGGCCCGCGGTTGGGAAGTGGGACTTACCTGGCGCGATGAAATCGGCAAGGATTTCTCTTACGATCTTGGTCTGAACCTTTCTGCCGTGCGCAACAAGGCCATCAAGTTCTCGGGCGACGGTCCTATCAATGTCGGTGGATTCAATAGCGACCAGATTATCCGTAACGAAGATGGTGGTTTTATCTCCCGTTTCTACGGTTACGTGGCCGATGGCTTGTTCCAGAATTGGGAAGAGGTGTATGCGCACACTGACGAACACGGAACACTGATTCAGCCCAATGCAAAACCGGGAGACATCCGCTTCAAGGACCGGGACCATAACGGAGTGCTCGATGCCAATGACAAAGATTATATCGGTAATCCTTATCCTGATTTAATGATGGGTCTGAATATTGGTATGCGTTATAAGAACATTGATTTTGCAGCCAATTTCTATGGTACGTTCGGTAATGATATTTACAATGTCACCAAAGGACGGTACTCCGGTTCAGGCGGACAGAATGTTTGGGCAGGTACACTGGAGAAAGCATGGCATGGAGAGGGTACCGGCAATGATATTCCCCGTTTGTCGAGCAATGACTTGAACCTGAACTATAACCGTGTTTCCAGTTTCTATGTGGAAGATGGTTCCTACTTGCGTTGCAAGCTGTTACAGATAGGCTATACGCTTCCTAAGAAATGGGTTGGAGGTGCTGACTTGCGTCTTTCCTTCTCTGCACAGAATCCGTTTACCATTACCGGTTATTCGGGAATGGACCCCGAACGCCCGATGGTTGACGGTACTACCGACAGCTCTGGCAGTGCCATCAATACCGGTATTGACAACGTGGCTTATCCTAATCCGAGAACATTCTTGTTTGGCATTGACTTCAAATTTTAATTCTTGATTATCCATGAAACGAATATTTACAATAGTAGTTCTGATTGCTTCGCTGGTGTTTACCTCTTGCGAGGACTTCCTGACCGAAGACGTACGCGGGCAATTGAACGTGGACACTTATTATAAGTCCATAGAAGAGTGTGAATCCGCAGTCACGAGCTGTTATCAGGCCATGACATATGGAGGATGGTGGCAAATCAACACCGTGTGGTTACTTTCCGAAATGTGTGGAGATGATGCCTGGATGGGGAATACCTCTCAGTCTCAGAGTGATTATATCTCATTGGCACATTATCAGGGAAACGGTGCCAGCAATGGTCCTATCTCCAATTTTTGGCAGTACCGTTACAAAGGTATTTTACGTTGTAACATAGCCATAGATCGCATTGCGGCTCTCGAAACCCAAGAGACAGAAACCAGAGACCGTCTGGTGGCAGAAGCCCGTTTCCTGCGTGGCTACTATTACTTCGAACTGGTGAGAAATTTTGGCGGGGTGCCCTTGATGACCAGTTTCCAAATGCCGGAAGAAGTGGAGGGAACAGAACGTGCTACGGCAGAAGCCGTGTACAAATTCATAGAGGATGACCTGATGGCAGCTGCCGAAATACTGCCGCAACGCAGTACTGCGCAAGTAGGGCATGCTACCCGTGGCGCCGCTTTAGGATTATTGGGTAAAGTGTACCTCTATCAGGAGAAATGGCAGGCTGCCCATGATGTGTTGAAGACTGTGATAGATGAAGGCGAATACCAATTGCTTCCCGATTTCGGGCAGGTATGGAATGTCGACTATGACAACAGTGCGGAGAGCCTTCTGGAAATCCAGTATGAATATCATCCCACTTTGGGCTTAGGAGGGGCGCTTGCTACGGTAACCGGTGCCCGTAATGGTCCTGGTGATGGTTGGAGCTGGTGTCAGCCTACGGCAAATTTGGAGCAAGCTTATATTGAGGCCGGTGATACGGAACGTTTGAAATGGACAATAATCAAGTCGGGCTGTACAGAAATTGCCGGCGAAGACCAATTCGAAGATTTCATTGACGCAAGCAAAGCGTTGAATAAGTATCAGGAATATCTTGATAAATATGGTTGGGACCCCAATTGCTATATTATCAATCCCGCTGACCATAAGTCTGCGCGTATCATCCGCAAGTATTTCCTGCCGATGAAATATCGTGCTCAAGGCGATGCAACGGCTTACGCCACGGACAAGAGTCCTTTGAATCACCGTATTCTGCGTTATGCCGATGTCCTTTTAATGTATGCTGAGGCTTGCAATGAACTGGGTGATGACGCTTCTGCCCGTGATGCTCTCAATCAGGTGCGCAGACGTGCCAAGTTGGATGACGTTACGGCAAGTGGAAAGGCATTGCAAAGTGCCATTCGCCTGGAGCGCCGTTTGGAATTGGCTTTCGAGCAGAACCGTCTGTATGATATCCGCCGCTGGACTGATACAAATGGTAAAAAGGTGATTAGCAATATCCTGGGACCGAACGGTTCCTTTGTGAAGTGGAACACTGAAGAGGCTACCCGTGACGCTCTTGAGTGGGAAAATCAAGGTGAAGCAAGTGACAAAGGCATCACTTTCAATGAAAACCGCGACATGGTGTTCCCCATTCCTTTGTACGAAATCACGATGTCCAACGGTTCCATTACCCAGAACCCGGGTTGGAATTAAACACATTCTGATGAAAACAGATTGTTGCAGGAACTGATTATTCAATAGGTCTTTATATTCTGTCGCGGATAGTTTGCAATGGATTATCCGCGGCAGTTTTTTTAATCCGAAACAATATCATGAATTTGAGACACATTTTTATTCTTCCGGCACTGCTTGCTGCAATGGCTTGCAGCGACGATTCTCCCGTTACGCCGGATACTCCAGACACTCCTGAGGGTCCGGACATTACAAACAGCGTAGAGAAACTGGTGAGCATCGATGCCGGACAGACTTTCCAGACAATAGCCGGCTTTGGCGCTTCGGACTGTTGGTCGCCTGCCTTTGTGGGCAAGTCATGGACTTCGCACCGTGCGGGGATTACGGAACTGCTTTTTTCTTCAGAGATTGTGGGCGGCAAGCCGAAAGGAATCGGCCTTTCCCAATGGCGGGTGAATCTTGGTGGCGGCAGTGCCGCGCAAGGTGAAGCCAGCGGCATCGAGGATAAATCCCGTCGTGCGGAATCCTATCTTACGGATGACTTGACGTACGACTGGACCCGTTGCGAGGGACAACGTTACTTCATGGACCGTGCCAAGGAGCTGGGATGTAACAATTTCGTTCTTTTCAGCAATACACCTCCCGTGCAGTACACCTATAATGGAAAAGGATTTTCCGCCAGAGGGGGACTTTCCAATCTGAAACCGGAGCATTATGGTGACTTTGCAGGATATATGGCCGATG
This genomic window contains:
- a CDS encoding SusC/RagA family TonB-linked outer membrane protein gives rise to the protein MKKQILLLCLALISLCGYAQQITVKGVVTSATDQQPLIGTTVQVKGTGTGTITGIDGDYTLPNVDKNAVLVFSSIGFESQEIAVGGRTTINVVLKEAAELLDEVVVIGYGAVKKSDLTSSIATVKGDEITETVTGNAMDALQGKVNGVQVTSGGGPGATPKVLIRGVTTVNGTNPLYVVDGMPVGDNINFLNSNDIASMEVLKDASAAAIYGTRASNGVILITTKKGKTGKARINWNSSVGFQTVAKPNIAGAAEYKEVFNTRYTNDGLSSIWNDTGATTNPGGTDWWDTVVNKTALVQNHSLSVAGGSEQFVYNFSVGYYRNNSQFDVGYWDKINIRLNTEYTFNKYVKLGVDIAPRVESWDDTPNQFSAAMAMDPTTPVFRPQDQWEDNEYNNYQRSYNNQEWNPAGSIARSNAHSRELGAILNTYLQVTPIEKLTLRTQFGANAHYRRSDSFVPKFNMDPLEKQDLNEITRRNQEWFDWNWTNTATYMDTFAEKHNLNVMAGFTAERFAWYNTQARRDNVPNNLDQMQEVNAGQQGTDEANGETTYNTLVSFLGRVMYNYDNRYYISASLRADGSSRFPKGSKYALFPSVSASWRVISEAFMQDQDIFSDLKFRGGWGRVGNQNINNNATLTLLSETQYYYGNTLANGYFVSTVGNNQLKWETVEDWNVGVDMSFLDSRLGVTFEYFQKKSIDMLYQKQNILSLGYDNWNSQIWMNIGSMQARGWEVGLTWRDEIGKDFSYDLGLNLSAVRNKAIKFSGDGPINVGGFNSDQIIRNEDGGFISRFYGYVADGLFQNWEEVYAHTDEHGTLIQPNAKPGDIRFKDRDHNGVLDANDKDYIGNPYPDLMMGLNIGMRYKNIDFAANFYGTFGNDIYNVTKGRYSGSGGQNVWAGTLEKAWHGEGTGNDIPRLSSNDLNLNYNRVSSFYVEDGSYLRCKLLQIGYTLPKKWVGGADLRLSFSAQNPFTITGYSGMDPERPMVDGTTDSSGSAINTGIDNVAYPNPRTFLFGIDFKF
- a CDS encoding RagB/SusD family nutrient uptake outer membrane protein; amino-acid sequence: MKRIFTIVVLIASLVFTSCEDFLTEDVRGQLNVDTYYKSIEECESAVTSCYQAMTYGGWWQINTVWLLSEMCGDDAWMGNTSQSQSDYISLAHYQGNGASNGPISNFWQYRYKGILRCNIAIDRIAALETQETETRDRLVAEARFLRGYYYFELVRNFGGVPLMTSFQMPEEVEGTERATAEAVYKFIEDDLMAAAEILPQRSTAQVGHATRGAALGLLGKVYLYQEKWQAAHDVLKTVIDEGEYQLLPDFGQVWNVDYDNSAESLLEIQYEYHPTLGLGGALATVTGARNGPGDGWSWCQPTANLEQAYIEAGDTERLKWTIIKSGCTEIAGEDQFEDFIDASKALNKYQEYLDKYGWDPNCYIINPADHKSARIIRKYFLPMKYRAQGDATAYATDKSPLNHRILRYADVLLMYAEACNELGDDASARDALNQVRRRAKLDDVTASGKALQSAIRLERRLELAFEQNRLYDIRRWTDTNGKKVISNILGPNGSFVKWNTEEATRDALEWENQGEASDKGITFNENRDMVFPIPLYEITMSNGSITQNPGWN